DNA from Pseudocitrobacter corydidari:
AACTACTTCCAGCACGTGCCTTATCTGAAAGACCAGGAAAAGGCATTAGGCAAAACCTTCGCCGTGGCGGCAACGGTGCATATAGAACCGCTGGGGATTTATTCTCACAAACATAAAGATCTGAAATCGCTGCCCGAAGGCGCGACCATCGCCGTGCCGAATAACGCCACAAACTTAAGCCGCGCGCTGTTCCTGTTGCAAAGTAAAGGGCTGATTAAACTCGATAGCAAATTCAGCGACCCGGCGAGTACGCTCGCGACGCCGAAAGACATCGTCGAAAATCCCCATAACGTGAAGATCCTGGAGATCGAGTCACCGCAGATCCCGCGGTCGCTGGACGATGTCGATCTCGCCGTGATTAACGGCAACTACGCGCTGGAGGCCGGTTTAACACCCGCAAAAGATGCGCTGGGGCTGGAAAGCGCGGCCCATAATCCGTACGCCAATATTCTGGTGACTAACCCGCAGCTCGCCAAGGATCCGCGCATTAAAGAGCTGGCGAAAGATCTGACCTCACCGCAGGTTGCGGAATTTATCCGCCAGCACTACAACGGTTCGGTGATCCCGGTCAGTGCGCCCCAGTCATGATTACGCTCGACGGGCTGAGTAAACAGTACGCCGGAACAGGCCGACCGGCGCTTAACAACGTCTCGCTTCACGTCCCGAAGGGGGCGATTTACGGTATCCTCGGGCGAAGTGGCGCGGGAAAAAGTACGCTGATTCGTTGTCTGAATTTACTGGAGCGGCCCACGGCGGGCCGCATTCTGTTCAACGACGAAGATATCTTACGGTTCAATAAAACCCAACTCCGGGCGCATCGCCTGCGCACGGGCATGATTTTTCAACACTTTAACCTGCTTCATGCGCGGACGGTGGCCGACAACATCGCCGTTCCGCTGGAAATCGCAGGCGTGGCGAAAGCAGAACGTCAGCA
Protein-coding regions in this window:
- a CDS encoding MetQ/NlpA family ABC transporter substrate-binding protein, coding for MKNAAFKLAGIALSLSLAWSASAAPLRIAADPVPHAEILNFIKKQDPSLDLQVVELTSGVNANELLANGDVDANYFQHVPYLKDQEKALGKTFAVAATVHIEPLGIYSHKHKDLKSLPEGATIAVPNNATNLSRALFLLQSKGLIKLDSKFSDPASTLATPKDIVENPHNVKILEIESPQIPRSLDDVDLAVINGNYALEAGLTPAKDALGLESAAHNPYANILVTNPQLAKDPRIKELAKDLTSPQVAEFIRQHYNGSVIPVSAPQS